The following are encoded in a window of Candidatus Omnitrophota bacterium genomic DNA:
- a CDS encoding YfhO family protein: MKRRYGFSLILILFSVILLGFFYDIVFLGKTFKISTMYAQALPYGPYGQGGNFHNFFSMIFCDTASLEESFFQFLKINFQNGIFPLWNPHQLCGVPMSLMMEGGIFFPLNALLYVLPNTISFDVLILARILVAGLLMYWLMNVWKFSFFPRIAAALTFMFTGPMVVNQLWTVNAEIFLPLLFIVSYKVFKEPSIKHYVFFSLAIGLNVFSGHVEHIFLTQFLTALYVMFLFWQDVKNKNPNKVKKILILLSFYILGIGISAVVLFPFIADFLRAWTSHTNLTGLENLEPKSKILTMLVPGFFSEGLATDSIRYTWVGGYLGVIVVLLAFLGFWLKERRSLVWFLGGIAIFVFGKMFGFIYAQWIGYLPVFNIILLVWHLSHIFAFLIAFLVGFGVQELLNNPAQSLKRLIAIGIVLIFSILGCLWIYRQEPFFDQAVKASSFSLLILFVACVGLFLLIITRKKKAGWIAVSGLMVLMLLELFVLNPRYRVKRFDSFPRVPYIEFLKNKQKESSFRSNGMFLAFYKNTAMAYGLDSFGGHQSIYPYRYTQFVKNLIDPESYAKIDAGQLASANNQHFDNTAFLSIANVRYIIMGKDINSKAAVYNKEVQIIPLPVTAPRAYLAYNWDFKKKEEVLSVIKERGARIVSRVIIEKGPQEVFPKASVLGQEIITPIKIEKVWANGVVLKADAERSCFLVLLDAYHPGWKVWVDGKPSKVYPANYLFRAVFLEPGKHVIEFRFVPFWFYFGLGVSLFSLGICFFLWIVSRRRKIS; this comes from the coding sequence GTGAAAAGAAGATATGGATTTTCTTTAATTTTGATTCTTTTTTCAGTTATTCTTTTAGGTTTTTTCTATGACATTGTGTTTTTAGGAAAAACCTTTAAGATTTCAACTATGTATGCTCAGGCGTTACCGTATGGCCCGTATGGACAAGGAGGGAATTTTCATAATTTCTTTTCTATGATTTTTTGTGATACGGCTTCACTGGAAGAATCGTTTTTTCAATTTCTAAAAATAAATTTTCAAAACGGCATTTTCCCGTTGTGGAATCCCCATCAACTCTGCGGAGTTCCGATGAGTCTCATGATGGAAGGAGGAATTTTCTTTCCGTTAAACGCACTTCTTTATGTCCTTCCAAATACAATTAGTTTTGATGTTTTGATTCTTGCTCGAATATTGGTTGCTGGATTGCTAATGTATTGGCTTATGAATGTTTGGAAATTTTCTTTCTTCCCGAGGATTGCAGCGGCACTAACTTTTATGTTCACTGGCCCTATGGTCGTAAATCAGCTGTGGACGGTTAATGCAGAGATTTTTCTTCCTTTATTGTTCATTGTTTCCTATAAAGTCTTTAAAGAGCCTTCGATCAAACATTACGTATTTTTTAGTTTGGCAATTGGATTAAATGTGTTTTCTGGACATGTGGAGCATATTTTCTTAACACAATTTTTGACAGCTCTATATGTTATGTTTTTGTTTTGGCAAGATGTCAAAAACAAGAATCCTAATAAAGTAAAAAAAATATTAATCCTTTTGAGTTTTTATATTCTTGGAATAGGGATTTCTGCTGTTGTTCTTTTTCCTTTTATTGCTGATTTTCTTAGAGCCTGGACATCTCATACAAATTTAACTGGACTAGAAAATCTAGAGCCAAAAAGCAAGATTCTTACTATGTTGGTTCCTGGTTTTTTTTCGGAAGGTCTTGCTACCGATAGTATCCGCTATACATGGGTAGGAGGCTATCTGGGAGTTATTGTTGTTTTGCTTGCTTTCTTAGGTTTTTGGCTAAAAGAAAGAAGATCGCTTGTTTGGTTTCTTGGCGGAATTGCGATATTTGTTTTTGGCAAGATGTTTGGTTTTATTTACGCTCAATGGATTGGATATTTGCCAGTTTTTAATATAATTCTGCTGGTATGGCATTTGTCTCATATTTTTGCGTTTTTAATTGCTTTCTTAGTCGGATTTGGGGTTCAAGAGCTTCTTAACAACCCAGCACAATCGCTTAAAAGACTTATTGCCATAGGAATTGTTTTGATTTTTTCTATTTTAGGATGTCTTTGGATTTATCGGCAAGAGCCTTTTTTTGATCAAGCTGTAAAAGCTTCAAGTTTTTCTCTATTAATTTTGTTTGTGGCATGTGTTGGTCTTTTTCTTTTGATTATTACAAGAAAAAAGAAAGCAGGATGGATAGCCGTTAGTGGTTTAATGGTGTTAATGCTTTTAGAGCTTTTTGTTTTAAATCCGAGATATCGTGTTAAGAGATTTGATTCTTTTCCTCGTGTTCCGTATATTGAATTCTTAAAAAATAAGCAAAAGGAATCTTCTTTTAGGTCTAACGGAATGTTTTTAGCTTTTTATAAGAATACAGCTATGGCTTACGGATTGGATAGTTTTGGCGGTCATCAATCGATTTATCCTTATCGCTATACTCAATTTGTGAAGAACTTAATTGACCCTGAGAGTTATGCAAAGATAGATGCCGGTCAGCTTGCTTCGGCGAACAATCAACATTTTGACAACACCGCTTTCTTAAGCATTGCCAATGTCAGATATATTATTATGGGCAAAGACATTAATTCTAAAGCAGCTGTTTATAACAAAGAGGTTCAGATTATCCCTTTGCCCGTAACGGCTCCTCGAGCGTATCTTGCTTATAATTGGGATTTTAAGAAAAAAGAAGAGGTCTTAAGCGTTATAAAAGAAAGGGGAGCAAGAATTGTTTCTCGCGTTATCATTGAAAAAGGCCCGCAAGAAGTTTTTCCTAAGGCAAGTGTTCTTGGCCAGGAGATTATTACCCCGATAAAAATCGAGAAAGTCTGGGCGAATGGTGTTGTCTTAAAAGCTGACGCAGAAAGAAGTTGCTTTTTAGTATTGTTAGATGCTTATCATCCTGGGTGGAAAGTTTGGGTAGATGGCAAGCCGTCTAAGGTTTATCCTGCCAATTATTTGTTTAGAGCTGTCTTTTTAGAACCTGGAAAACATGTGATTGAATTTCGCTTTGTTCCTTTTTGGTTTTATTTTGGTTTAGGCGTAAGTTTATTTAGCCTTGGTATTTGTTTCTTTTTGTGGATAGTTTCCCGTAGAAGAAAAATTTCGTAA
- the rsmI gene encoding 16S rRNA (cytidine(1402)-2'-O)-methyltransferase, whose translation MLYIVSTPIGNLKDITLRAIETLKNVDLIAAEDTRHTRILLNAYEIKTPLTSYYEHNKLSKSSYILKLLMEGKDIALVSDAGTPGISDPGYVLIKLAKENDILVTAIPGATAFVMALTLSGMPANSFSFEGFLPVKSVARQKKLETFKDQKKTVIFYEAPHRVIKSLEDIKDVLKDPVVVCARELTKKFEEVKQGKASELITHFSQKPPKGEFVLLLNLENCNE comes from the coding sequence ATGTTATATATCGTCTCCACCCCCATCGGTAATCTTAAAGATATTACATTGCGTGCTATTGAAACATTGAAAAATGTTGATTTAATCGCCGCTGAAGATACGCGCCATACCAGAATTCTTCTCAACGCTTACGAAATCAAAACGCCGCTTACAAGTTATTATGAGCATAATAAATTATCAAAGTCTTCGTATATTTTAAAATTGCTGATGGAGGGCAAAGATATCGCGCTTGTTTCTGACGCAGGAACTCCTGGCATTAGTGATCCGGGCTATGTGCTTATTAAGCTTGCTAAAGAAAACGATATTCTTGTAACAGCTATTCCAGGTGCAACCGCTTTTGTGATGGCGCTAACTCTTTCTGGGATGCCTGCCAATAGTTTTAGTTTTGAAGGTTTCTTGCCGGTTAAATCTGTTGCACGACAAAAAAAGCTTGAAACTTTTAAAGATCAAAAAAAGACTGTTATTTTTTATGAAGCGCCTCATCGTGTCATCAAATCGCTTGAAGACATCAAGGATGTCTTGAAAGATCCTGTGGTTGTTTGCGCAAGAGAGCTTACCAAGAAGTTTGAAGAAGTCAAACAAGGTAAAGCCAGCGAGCTTATCACGCACTTTTCCCAAAAGCCTCCCAAAGGTGAGTTTGTGTTACTGTTAAATTTAGAAAATTGTAATGAATGA
- the glmS gene encoding glutamine--fructose-6-phosphate transaminase (isomerizing): MCGIVGYIGDKNAQPILLSALKRLEYRGYDSCGIGVVANQNHKINLCKTQGKIQNLSDLLEAHPIAEGCLGISHTRWATHGKPTKINAHPHFDSSGKFLIVHNGIVENYQEIKDFLKSKGYKFLSETDSEVIAHLISFSYKGNLLEAVRKTVRKLKGSFAIGVISSNHPDQLIAARLGSPLIIGMGKNENFIASDVPAILDKTRKIVYLKDGEIADMTRKGISIFNLAGKKVKYKVHQVSLKIDSVQKEGFAHFMLKEIYEQPKVLARMFSSRIKGNKVVLEGISLKDSDLQRINNIVIVACGTAYHAGLVGKYIIEQLARVPVLIDVSSEFRYRTPIIDKKTLVIAISQSGETADTLAAVREASSKGAKVISICNVVGSSLARESDGVLYTHAGPEIGVASTKAYTAQLGMLYLFALKLSLIKKKITPLKAAEIIKGLKKAPAAILKILKLRTKIAKVAKANSHFGCFLFLGRNINFPSALEGALKLKEISYIPAEGYAAGEMKHGPIALIDEYRAVVCIVPESDTYEKMISNIQEIRARKGKIIAIASEGDRVISQHANNVIYIPLIHKMLTPILTVVPLQLIAYYISVARGNDVDQPRNLAKSVTVE; encoded by the coding sequence ATGTGTGGAATCGTAGGATATATTGGCGACAAGAATGCACAGCCCATTTTGTTAAGCGCATTAAAGCGCCTAGAATATCGGGGGTACGATTCATGTGGCATTGGTGTTGTAGCGAATCAAAATCATAAAATCAATCTTTGTAAAACGCAGGGAAAGATTCAGAATCTTTCTGACCTCCTTGAAGCCCATCCTATTGCTGAGGGTTGCTTAGGGATCTCACATACACGCTGGGCAACGCACGGCAAGCCTACAAAAATAAATGCTCATCCTCACTTTGATTCATCTGGAAAGTTTTTGATTGTTCATAATGGAATTGTTGAGAATTATCAAGAGATTAAAGATTTCCTAAAAAGTAAGGGCTATAAATTTTTATCCGAAACAGACTCTGAAGTTATTGCGCATTTGATTTCTTTTTCGTACAAAGGCAATCTTCTCGAGGCTGTTCGAAAGACTGTGCGCAAGCTTAAAGGATCGTTTGCCATCGGTGTTATTAGCTCTAATCATCCAGATCAATTGATTGCCGCTCGCCTTGGTTCTCCGCTTATTATTGGAATGGGTAAGAATGAAAATTTTATTGCCTCGGATGTTCCTGCCATTTTAGATAAGACGCGCAAGATCGTTTATCTTAAAGACGGAGAGATTGCTGATATGACCAGAAAAGGCATCTCTATTTTTAATTTAGCTGGAAAGAAAGTAAAATATAAAGTTCATCAAGTCTCGCTTAAGATTGATTCTGTTCAAAAAGAAGGTTTTGCGCATTTCATGCTGAAAGAAATTTATGAGCAGCCTAAAGTTTTAGCGCGCATGTTTTCAAGCCGTATTAAGGGAAACAAGGTTGTTTTAGAGGGAATTTCTTTAAAAGATAGTGATCTTCAAAGAATTAATAATATTGTGATTGTTGCCTGCGGAACAGCGTATCATGCTGGCCTTGTTGGAAAATATATTATTGAGCAGTTAGCACGCGTGCCTGTTTTGATTGATGTTTCAAGCGAGTTTCGATATCGGACACCTATTATTGATAAAAAAACTCTTGTGATTGCGATCAGCCAGTCTGGCGAAACAGCCGATACTTTGGCAGCTGTTCGAGAGGCAAGTTCCAAGGGTGCAAAAGTAATTTCCATATGCAATGTTGTTGGATCTTCTCTTGCGCGTGAATCAGATGGTGTTTTGTATACGCATGCAGGCCCGGAAATTGGTGTTGCATCTACAAAAGCGTATACAGCGCAGCTTGGCATGCTGTATCTTTTTGCGTTGAAATTAAGCCTTATAAAGAAGAAAATTACACCTCTCAAGGCTGCAGAAATAATCAAAGGTCTTAAAAAAGCGCCAGCCGCAATTTTAAAGATTTTGAAACTTAGGACAAAGATTGCGAAAGTAGCTAAAGCTAATTCGCATTTTGGGTGCTTTTTATTTTTAGGCCGAAATATTAATTTTCCTTCAGCACTCGAGGGAGCCTTAAAGTTAAAAGAAATTTCTTATATTCCGGCTGAAGGCTATGCTGCAGGAGAAATGAAGCACGGACCGATTGCATTGATTGATGAATATCGCGCGGTTGTTTGCATTGTTCCTGAGTCAGATACGTATGAAAAAATGATTTCTAATATTCAAGAAATTCGTGCACGTAAAGGAAAAATTATTGCTATTGCAAGCGAAGGCGATCGCGTTATTAGTCAACATGCAAACAATGTGATTTATATTCCTTTGATTCATAAAATGCTTACCCCCATTCTTACGGTTGTGCCACTACAATTGATTGCGTATTATATTTCTGTTGCACGAGGTAATGACGTTGATCAGCCAAGAAATTTGGCTAAATCGGTAACCGTAGAATAA
- a CDS encoding 50S ribosomal protein L27, with the protein MAKVGGLSKINYKETRGIKVAGGSKVKAGTVLTRQGDKWKPGINVAGRMHLTAACDGEVYFEKKRGTYKKTVTFVNIRPVEKTEKKKTVKKVASK; encoded by the coding sequence ATGGCAAAAGTCGGTGGTTTATCAAAAATTAATTACAAGGAAACGCGAGGCATTAAAGTTGCTGGTGGATCTAAAGTTAAGGCAGGAACCGTTTTAACTCGCCAGGGGGACAAGTGGAAGCCAGGCATTAACGTTGCAGGACGTATGCATTTGACGGCTGCTTGCGATGGTGAAGTTTATTTTGAGAAAAAAAGAGGGACATATAAAAAGACTGTAACATTTGTTAATATTCGTCCGGTTGAGAAAACGGAAAAAAAGAAGACTGTAAAAAAAGTTGCTTCAAAGTAA
- a CDS encoding thioredoxin domain-containing protein, with product MLRRVILFAAVVLFLFALFALKMNEYKRNFIYQKNIEEQLTIIQNNQKQIVKVLTSQGFARQKGAQKNERPQIDPNKVYDIDTSGSMVKGNPEAKVTIVEFSDFQCPYSQKFHPIIADVVSVYPEDVNYVFMSFPLSYHKQAKPATKALLVAKQYGKYWEMLDLIFQNAKDLSEDKYGELAGQLGINKDEFVQKMQEQDAQLEQMIQKDLAIAGKADVGGTPTFFINGKRTNARTSEDLKKQVNEILK from the coding sequence ATGTTAAGAAGAGTAATATTGTTTGCTGCTGTTGTTCTTTTTCTTTTCGCACTGTTTGCGCTAAAGATGAATGAGTATAAAAGAAACTTTATTTATCAGAAAAATATAGAGGAGCAGCTGACGATTATTCAAAATAATCAAAAGCAAATAGTCAAAGTGTTGACGTCTCAAGGGTTTGCACGTCAGAAAGGTGCACAAAAGAACGAACGACCTCAGATCGATCCTAACAAAGTTTACGATATTGATACTAGCGGTTCAATGGTTAAGGGAAACCCAGAAGCAAAAGTAACCATTGTGGAATTTTCTGACTTTCAGTGTCCGTATTCTCAAAAGTTTCATCCAATTATAGCGGATGTTGTAAGTGTTTATCCTGAGGATGTGAATTATGTTTTTATGAGCTTTCCTCTTTCTTATCACAAGCAAGCAAAACCGGCGACAAAAGCGCTTTTGGTTGCTAAGCAGTATGGGAAATATTGGGAAATGTTGGATTTAATTTTTCAAAATGCTAAAGATTTAAGTGAAGACAAGTATGGGGAGTTAGCTGGACAGCTTGGAATTAACAAAGATGAATTTGTTCAAAAGATGCAAGAGCAAGATGCACAGCTAGAGCAAATGATTCAAAAAGATCTTGCGATTGCTGGAAAAGCTGACGTAGGAGGTACGCCAACGTTTTTTATAAATGGCAAAAGAACAAACGCGAGAACGAGCGAAGATCTCAAGAAACAAGTCAACGAGATTTTAAAGTAA
- a CDS encoding serine hydrolase, with protein sequence MLINFLKVKKFHVSFILFFVLFLGVSEKSEAAKKYRVSANSAIFSNSTKVKRLYGKSVHKKVLPASTVKVMTALLVLEKLPLSRMVKISKNATYPEPSKIYAKPGDRYKASDLLFAILLSSANDGSVALAEAVAGTEKDFVVMMNKRAKQLGCRHTKFANSNGLPTKSGTQYTTAYDMYLIFRAALKHSFFRKAITYKHKTIYSENGRKTILKSHNKILFFDWKQKLFGKTGYTRKAKSCFVGYTKQGNDDLIIAIFGCKSGRRWNDIKHIVSYYGGISL encoded by the coding sequence ATGTTGATAAATTTTCTGAAAGTTAAAAAATTTCATGTTAGCTTTATATTGTTTTTTGTTCTTTTTTTAGGTGTATCTGAAAAAAGCGAAGCTGCCAAAAAGTATCGTGTTTCTGCTAATTCTGCCATTTTTTCTAATAGCACAAAAGTTAAAAGGCTTTATGGCAAAAGTGTACATAAAAAAGTTTTGCCGGCGAGCACGGTTAAGGTAATGACGGCGTTGCTTGTTCTGGAGAAGCTTCCGTTGAGTCGTATGGTTAAAATTAGTAAAAATGCTACGTATCCTGAACCGAGCAAGATTTATGCTAAACCGGGGGATCGATATAAAGCGTCAGATCTTCTTTTTGCGATTTTACTTTCATCTGCCAATGATGGTAGCGTTGCTTTAGCTGAGGCGGTTGCTGGAACAGAAAAAGATTTTGTTGTTATGATGAACAAGCGAGCAAAGCAGTTAGGGTGTCGGCATACAAAGTTTGCGAATTCTAACGGACTTCCAACGAAGTCAGGAACGCAATATACAACGGCTTATGATATGTATTTGATTTTTAGGGCGGCGCTTAAACATTCTTTTTTTCGTAAAGCAATTACATATAAACATAAAACGATTTATTCAGAAAATGGGCGAAAAACAATATTGAAGAGTCATAATAAGATTTTGTTTTTTGATTGGAAACAAAAGCTTTTTGGAAAAACGGGATATACTAGAAAAGCAAAGTCTTGTTTTGTTGGATATACTAAGCAAGGCAATGATGACCTTATTATTGCAATTTTTGGTTGCAAATCTGGGCGCCGATGGAACGATATTAAGCATATCGTATCTTATTATGGAGGGATTTCACTGTAG
- a CDS encoding ATP-grasp domain-containing protein, whose translation MKKLKVLLVFDSPHAKPRGYDFNEEFKDEDNWYTESDVYRALLENGHTVRVLGLCNDIGVLLDEVKEFSPDVIFNLAEVFNQKSHLDKNVAGLFEMLDIPYTGSSAESLFICNDKALAKKILRFHRIRVPRFHTFYRKHKVWLPKYIKLPVIVKPLSEEASRGISLASVVDKEEALIERVRFIHENMNADAIAEEYIEGREMYVSIFGTRRLKVLPLREMKFGKMSEDEPRIATYKAKWDDKYREKWDIKSVFIGKLSGDLEERIKETCKRAYRALNIQSYARFDIRVTENGRIYIIEPNANPCIARCDEVAQSAEKIGIQYNALIQKIISLAFQQLK comes from the coding sequence ATGAAGAAGCTTAAAGTTCTTTTAGTTTTCGATAGTCCGCATGCAAAACCAAGAGGCTATGATTTTAATGAAGAATTTAAGGACGAGGATAATTGGTATACAGAAAGCGATGTTTATCGTGCTCTTTTAGAAAATGGGCATACAGTGCGCGTGCTAGGACTTTGTAATGATATTGGTGTGTTGCTTGACGAGGTTAAAGAATTCTCTCCTGATGTTATTTTTAATTTAGCTGAAGTGTTTAATCAAAAATCTCATCTGGATAAGAATGTGGCGGGGCTTTTTGAGATGTTAGATATCCCCTATACAGGGTCTTCTGCAGAAAGCCTTTTTATTTGTAATGATAAAGCCTTAGCAAAAAAAATACTTCGTTTTCATCGTATTCGTGTTCCGCGATTTCATACATTTTATCGAAAACATAAAGTGTGGCTTCCGAAATATATAAAGCTTCCAGTGATTGTTAAGCCGTTAAGCGAAGAGGCTTCTCGAGGGATATCGCTGGCATCTGTTGTCGATAAAGAGGAGGCGCTTATTGAGCGTGTTCGTTTTATTCATGAGAACATGAACGCTGATGCTATTGCAGAAGAATATATTGAAGGCCGAGAAATGTATGTCAGTATTTTTGGAACTAGGAGATTAAAAGTATTACCTCTAAGAGAAATGAAATTTGGAAAAATGTCTGAAGATGAGCCGCGCATTGCCACATATAAGGCAAAATGGGACGATAAATATCGAGAAAAATGGGATATCAAAAGTGTTTTTATCGGAAAGCTTTCTGGAGATCTAGAAGAGCGAATCAAAGAAACATGTAAACGTGCGTATAGAGCTTTGAATATTCAAAGTTATGCACGTTTTGATATTAGGGTAACAGAAAACGGGCGCATTTATATTATCGAGCCGAATGCAAATCCTTGCATCGCTCGGTGTGACGAGGTGGCCCAGTCAGCCGAGAAAATAGGTATTCAGTATAACGCTCTTATTCAAAAAATAATTTCTTTAGCATTCCAGCAGTTAAAATAA
- a CDS encoding putative zinc-binding metallopeptidase, with protein MIKMRREKIIINLSEISEEKLLASRICDLPLAIAGTWIEECISEVCAELESKNLKFKPEFYLAEEWLTPEDEPVIGIPFYLAHPALMKLEQKMMLDVEGGTKKTCLQLLRHELGHAISYAYRLHKKRSWQEMFGHSSEEYDDTYRYRPHSKNFVRHLDGFYAQYHPDEDFSETFAIWLTPNADWQNQYKKWKAIKKLEYVESLMKKIQHKDPSVKKGKKYWQASTLKITLENHYKKKKRFHAEDFPHFHDENLKRIFLERTEENKSMPLAVKSISKYRREILNNVSMWTGEKKYIINDLFKGICVRCRALNLVIKDSESVAILKVSTYITALTLNYVYTGWFRGDKK; from the coding sequence ATGATAAAAATGAGACGAGAAAAAATAATAATTAATTTATCTGAAATTTCTGAAGAGAAGCTTTTAGCTTCACGTATTTGTGACCTTCCCCTCGCGATTGCTGGGACGTGGATTGAGGAATGCATTAGTGAAGTTTGTGCCGAGCTTGAAAGTAAAAATCTTAAATTTAAACCAGAATTTTATTTAGCGGAAGAATGGTTGACGCCGGAAGATGAGCCTGTTATTGGTATTCCGTTTTATTTGGCACATCCGGCTTTGATGAAGCTTGAGCAGAAGATGATGCTGGATGTGGAAGGTGGAACAAAAAAAACATGTTTACAGCTTTTGCGTCATGAATTAGGTCATGCGATAAGCTATGCGTATCGCTTGCATAAGAAACGCAGTTGGCAAGAAATGTTTGGTCATTCGTCGGAAGAGTATGATGATACATATCGTTATCGACCGCATAGCAAAAATTTTGTTCGTCATTTAGATGGATTTTACGCGCAGTATCATCCAGATGAAGATTTTTCAGAGACTTTTGCGATTTGGCTTACACCGAATGCGGATTGGCAAAATCAATACAAGAAATGGAAGGCTATTAAAAAGCTTGAATATGTTGAATCGTTGATGAAAAAAATTCAACATAAAGATCCTTCTGTTAAAAAAGGAAAAAAGTATTGGCAGGCATCGACACTGAAAATAACGCTAGAAAATCATTACAAAAAAAAGAAACGTTTCCATGCCGAAGATTTTCCTCATTTTCATGACGAGAATCTAAAAAGAATTTTTTTAGAACGAACAGAGGAAAATAAAAGTATGCCACTGGCTGTCAAGAGCATATCGAAGTATCGTCGAGAAATATTGAATAATGTTTCTATGTGGACGGGAGAAAAAAAGTATATTATCAATGATCTTTTTAAAGGGATTTGTGTTCGATGTCGCGCGCTTAACCTTGTGATCAAAGATTCTGAAAGTGTGGCAATTTTAAAGGTATCAACATATATCACGGCGCTGACTCTTAATTATGTTTATACCGGATGGTTTCGAGGAGATAAAAAATAA
- a CDS encoding undecaprenyl-diphosphate phosphatase, translated as MWIENIILGIAQGIGEWLPISSEGLIALIKINFFSGENLFSIIKLALFLHLGTFCAAFVYFRKDVLSLLKALFFYKTAEEKNKKLLTFLIISTTISGLLGFGLITLLSQIENQIRLSGKIITAGVGILLLLTALLQIRTKKTGSRNISDLKKTDAIILGFIQGFAVLPGLSRSGTTVAALLLKKFDKTVALKLSFLMSLPIVLIGNIFLGIKYFEFSFEALAGFLFSFIFGLLTIHLLFKIAEKVNFGYFILFFGILTIISVFI; from the coding sequence ATGTGGATTGAAAATATTATATTGGGCATCGCTCAAGGCATTGGAGAATGGCTTCCCATAAGTTCTGAAGGGCTCATTGCTCTTATTAAAATAAACTTCTTCTCTGGCGAAAACCTTTTTTCTATTATTAAACTTGCTCTTTTTCTACACCTAGGGACCTTTTGCGCAGCTTTTGTCTATTTCAGAAAAGATGTCCTTTCCCTTTTAAAAGCACTCTTTTTTTATAAAACAGCAGAAGAAAAGAACAAAAAATTACTAACCTTCTTAATTATTTCAACGACCATCAGTGGCCTGCTAGGTTTTGGGCTCATTACTCTTCTCTCTCAAATAGAAAATCAAATACGTCTATCTGGAAAAATTATCACAGCTGGCGTAGGAATCCTTCTTCTTTTAACCGCTTTGTTACAAATTAGAACCAAAAAAACAGGTTCAAGAAATATTTCAGACTTAAAAAAAACCGATGCCATTATCTTAGGATTCATTCAAGGCTTTGCTGTTCTTCCAGGATTATCTCGGTCTGGAACAACCGTCGCCGCATTGCTTCTTAAGAAATTTGATAAAACAGTAGCGCTAAAACTAAGTTTTTTAATGAGCCTTCCAATCGTTCTAATTGGAAATATTTTCTTAGGGATAAAATATTTTGAATTTAGCTTTGAGGCTCTAGCCGGATTTCTATTTTCTTTTATTTTTGGACTTCTAACAATCCACCTTCTTTTTAAAATTGCTGAAAAAGTAAACTTTGGATATTTTATTCTTTTCTTTGGAATTCTAACAATTATTTCAGTCTTCATATAA
- a CDS encoding DnaJ domain-containing protein, producing MLNKDYYKILGVTQNASLAEIKKAYRRLALKYHPDRVVAGKKVKAEEKFKEISEAYYVLNDKKRRQEYDSYQHGSSTGVQGDFAYSQGFDFDEILRHLRGFSAASKKTSDGEYYSRSFEEDGFFDIFEHIGGVQGHSHHYSFGAGGNFQKNHSVRQEITDIIARIQIPQNLLMNGGEAKFNHNGKEISLKIKPGTRHGQKLRLRGQGNMCSCCHHLGDLIVEVE from the coding sequence GTGTTAAATAAAGATTATTATAAAATTTTAGGAGTGACGCAGAACGCCAGTCTTGCGGAGATCAAAAAGGCTTACCGGAGGCTTGCGCTTAAATATCATCCGGATCGCGTGGTTGCAGGTAAAAAGGTAAAAGCCGAGGAGAAATTTAAAGAAATTTCTGAGGCATACTATGTTTTGAATGATAAAAAACGTCGACAGGAATATGATTCGTATCAACATGGGTCATCTACGGGGGTTCAAGGAGATTTTGCTTATTCGCAGGGGTTTGATTTTGATGAAATTCTTAGGCATCTTCGAGGATTCTCCGCGGCATCAAAAAAAACATCCGACGGAGAATATTATTCTAGATCTTTTGAAGAGGATGGATTTTTTGATATCTTTGAGCATATAGGAGGCGTTCAGGGTCATTCGCATCATTATTCTTTCGGAGCAGGTGGAAATTTCCAGAAAAACCATTCTGTTCGGCAGGAAATAACAGATATTATTGCAAGGATTCAGATTCCGCAAAATTTGCTTATGAATGGCGGCGAGGCTAAGTTTAATCATAATGGCAAAGAGATATCCCTTAAAATTAAGCCAGGAACGCGCCATGGGCAAAAACTTCGCCTGCGCGGACAGGGGAATATGTGCTCCTGTTGTCATCATTTAGGGGATTTAATTGTAGAAGTTGAATAA